Proteins encoded within one genomic window of Rhododendron vialii isolate Sample 1 chromosome 1a, ASM3025357v1:
- the LOC131319061 gene encoding villin-4 yields the protein MAVSMRDLDPAFQGAGQKAGIEIWRIENFRPVPVSKSAHGKFFTGDSYVVLKTIALKSGALRHDIHYWVGKDTSQDEAGAAAIKTVELDAALGGRAVQYREVQGHETEKFLSYFKPCIIPQEGGVSSGFKHVEAEEHITRLFVCKGKHVVQVKEVPFARSSLSHDDIFILDTKSKIFQFNGSNSSIQERAKALEVVQYIKDTYHDGKCEIAAIEDGKLMADADTGEFWGFFGGFAPLPRKTANDEDKAADAVSTSLFRVDKGQAEPVGADSLTKELLDTKRCYLLDCGLEVFVWMGRSTSLDERKSASGAADELVRGLNRPKSHIIRVIEGFETVMFRSKFVSWPQADDVAVSEDGRGKVAALLKRQGVNVKGLLKAAPAKEEPQPHIDCTGNLQVWRINGQEKILLPASDQSKFYSGDCYIFQYSYPGEDKEEYLIGTWFGKQSVEEDRASAISQASKMVESLKFLPVQARIYEGNEPIQFFSIFQSFIVFKGGLSDGYKKHIAETELPDITYTEDGLALFRVQGSGPENMQAIQVEPVASSLNSSYCYILHSGSTVFTWSGNLTTSEDQELVERQLDLIKPNLQSKTQKEGAESEQYWDLLGGKSEYPSQKIGRDAESESHLFSCTFIKGDLKVTEIYNFNQDDLMTEDIYILDCRSDIFIWVGQQVDSKTRIHALTIGEKFLERDFLLEKLSHEAPIYIIAEGSEPPFFTRFFTWDSTKSAMHGNSFQRKLAIVKNGGTPILEKPKRRTPVSYGGRSAVADKSQRSRSMSFSPERVRVRGRSPAFNALAATFENPNARNLSTPPPVVRKLYPKSVTPDSAKLASRSAAIAALTSTFDQRPRENIIPRSLKVSPAAPKENPETNSKENSMSSRIEALTIQEDVKEGEAEDEEGLPIYPYERLKISSTEPVAEIDVTKRETYLSSEEFREKFGMMKDAFYKLPKWKQNKLKMALQLF from the exons ATGGCTGTTTCGATGAGGGATTTGGATCCTGCTTTCCAGGGAGCTGGACAAAAGGC CGGAATTGAAATATGGCGTATTGAAAACTTCCGGCCCGTGCCTGTCTCAAAGTCCGCACATGGCAAATTTTTTACTGGGGACTCATATGTGGTTTTGAAG ACAATTGCTCTAAAAAGTGGGGCCTTGCGTCATGATATCCACTATTGGGTTGGGAAAGATACCAGTCAG GATGAAGCTGGTGCTGCAGCCATCAAGACCGTCGAATTGGATGCAGCTCTTGGTGGGCGTGCTGTTCAGTATCGTGAAGTACAAGGCCATGAAACTGAAAAGTTCCTCTCTTATTTTAAACCATGTATTATACCTCAAGAAGGTGGAGTTTCCTCTGGTTTTAAGCATGTGGAGGCTGAGGAGCACATTACGCGGTTGTTTGTTTGCAAAGGAAAGCATGTTGTTCAAGTGAAAGAG GTTCCTTTTGCTCGATCCTCTCTCAGTCATGATGACATCTTTATACTGGATACCAAGTCGAAAATCTTTCAGTTCAATGGTTCTAACTCTTCTATACAAGAAAGGGCCAAAGCACTTGAAGTTGTGCAGTACATTAAAGATACATACCATGATGGAAAATGTGAGATAGCCGCCATCG AGGATGGAAAATTGATGGCTGATGCTGATACTGGTGAATTCTGGGGTTTCTTTGGGGGCTTTGCCCCACTTCCAAGGAAAACAGCCAATGACGAGGATAAAGCTGCTGATGCAGTTTCTACGAGTCTTTTTCG CGTTGACAAGGGGCAGGCAGAACCTGTTGGGGCTGATTCTTTGACTAAGGAGCTCCTAGACACAAAACGATGTTATCTTTTGGATTGTGGGCTAGAAGTTTTTGTGTGGATGGGAAGAAGTACGTCTCTAGACGAAAGGAAAAGTGCAAGTGGAGCTGCAGat GAGCTTGTTCGTGGCCTCAATCGTCCAAAATCTCATATAATTCGGGTAATTGAGGGATTTGAGACAGTTATGTTCCGGTCAAAGTTTGTTTCCTGGCCTCAGGCTGATGATGTAGCTGTATCTGAGGATGGCAGAGGAAAGGTTGCTG CACTTCTAAAACGCCAGGGAGTTAATGTGAAGGGTCTATTGAAAGCTGCTCCTGCAAAAGAAGAGCCGCAACCACATATTGACTGCACTGGAAATCTACAG GTTTGGCGTATAAATGGGCAAGAGAAGATTCTCCTTCCAGCATCTGACCAGTCAAAATTCTACAGTGGAGATTGCTATATCTTTCAGTATTCTTATCCTGGAGAAGATAAAGAGGAATACCTTATAGGGACGTGGTTTGGAAAGCAGAGTGTTGAG GAAGATCGAGCTTCAGCTATCTCACAGGCAAGCAAAATGGTCGAGTCGCTGAAGTTTTTACCTGTTCAG GCTCGAATCTACGAAGGAAATGAACCGATCCAGTTCTTTTCAATCTTTCAGAGCTTTATTGTATTTAAG GGTGGTCTCAGTGATGGATACAAGAAACACATTGCAGAGACTGAACTTCCTGATATAACATATACAGAGGATGGACTCGCATTGTTTCGGGTACAAGGTTCTGGGCCTGAAAATATGCAAGCAATTCAAGTGGAACCA GTCGCTTCATCTTTAAACTCCTCTTACTGCTACATCCTACACAGTGGGTCAACTGTGTTTACGTGGTCCGGAAATCTTACAACTTCAGAGGACCAGGAACTAGTTGAAAGGCAGCTGGATCTCATAAAG CCAAATCTGCAGTcgaaaacacaaaaagaaggTGCAGAATCTGAACAATATTGGGATTTGTTAGGTGGAAAATCTGAATACCCCAGCCAAAAGATTGGAAGGGATGCTGAAAGTGAATCTCATCTATTCTCTTGTACTTTCATAAAAG GTGATTTGAAG GTGACCGAAATATACAATTTCAATCAGGACGATTTGATGACTGAAGATATATACATCCTGGATTGTCGCTCAGACATCTTCATCTGGGTTGGGCAACAGGTCGATTCCAAGACTAGAATACATGCTCTAACTATTGGAGAG AAATTTCTTGAACGTGATTTTCTTCTCGAAAAGTTATCTCATGAAGCTCCAATATATATTATTGCTGAAGGGAGTGAACCGCCTTTTTTCACACGTTTCTTCACCTGGGACTCTACAAAATCTGCC ATGCATGGAAACTCATTCCAAAGGAAGCTTGCAATAGTGAAAAATGGGGGCACTCCAATTTTAGAA AAACCTAAAAGGAGAACACCTGTATCCTATGGTGGAAGGTCTGCTGTTGCAGATAAATCACAGCGTTCCCGAAGCATGTCTTTCAGCCCCGAACGAGTACGTGTGAGGGGTAGGTCTCCAGCCTTCAATGCACTTGCTGCTACTTTTGAGAACCCAAATGCGAGGAACCTTTCAACTCCTCCCCCAGTTGTCCGAAAGCTATATCCAAAATCTGTGACCCCAGATTCAGCAAAGTTGGCTTCCAGATCTGCAGCTATTGCAGCTTTAACTTCAACTTTTGACCAACGACCACGAGAAAATATTATCCCTCGGTCTCTTAAAG TGAGCCCTGCGGCACCCAAAGAAAATCCAGAGACAAACTCCAAAGAGAACTCCATGAGCAGCAGGATAGAAGCTCTAACCATACAGGAAGATGTAAAAGAGGGTGAAGCTGAAGACGAGGAAGGTCTGCCAATATATCCATATGAACGACTTAAAATATCGTCCACTGAACCTGTTGCAGAAATTGATGTCACCAAGCGAGAG ACTTACCTGTCTTCTGAAGAGTTCAGAGAGAAATTCGGGATGATGAAGGATGCTTTCTATAAGCTACCTAAATGGAAACAAAATAAGCTGAAAATGGCCCTTCAATTGTTCTGA